In Microbacterium sp. No. 7, the genomic window CGACACCGTGTCGGTCATCGGGTACACGCTCGCGTACCTGCTCGTCGCGCTCGCGGCGCCCGCCTTCCTGCTGCGCATCGGCGAGTTCCGGTGGATCTCGGCGCTGCCCGCCGCGCTCGTCGGCGCCGCGCTCGCGGCCACGCTCGTGCACTACGTCGTCGTGCCGCCGCGCGGCGACGTGGCCACGATGTGGGCCTCGGTGGCGCTCATCGCCGGCGTGGCGGTCGCGCTGCTCGTGCGCGCCCGGCATCCCGGCGTCGCCGGCCGGCTGGGGATGTACGACTCGCCCGTGACGGCCGACACCATCGGCGGCCAGACATGAGCCAGTCACGGGCCGAGCGCGCGTCGGGCGCGATCGGCAGCGGTGACCGGCTGGCGCTCGCGTTCGGCGTGCTCGAGCTCGTGGCGCAGCGCCGCACCGGCATCTCGGCGAACGAGCTGGCCGAGACGCTGGGCGTCGGGCGGTCGACCGTGTACCGCGTCGTGAACTCGCTCGTGCAGCAGGAGTTCCTGCTGCGCCGGCCCGACCTCACGGGGTTCATCCTCGGCGTGCGCGTCGTCGAGCTCGCCCAGCTGCTGTCGTTCGCGCCGCGCCCCGAGGCCGTCGTGCTCACCGAGCTGCGCCGCGAGACGGGCGCGGCCGCGCATCTCGCCCGGTTCGCGAACGAGCGCATCGAGATCGTCGACGAGGACCCCGATCGTCCCCTCGCCGACGCCGCGACGCTCGTCGCGGAGCCGGCGCGCTCGGCGATCGGCCACGTGCTGCTCGTGGAGCTTCCGCCCGCCCGCGCGGCGCGGGTCGCGCGGGTTCCGCGGGAGGAGGTCGTCGAGCTGGCCGAGGCCACCGCCGTGCGCGGCTACGCGCAGCAGGTGGGGCTGATCGAGCCCGGGCGCGCGTGCATCGCCGTGCCCGTGCGCGTCGGCGACCGCCTCGCGGGCGCCCTCGCCCTCGCGTCGGAGCCACGGCGCATCTCCGCCGAGGCGCGCCACCTCGGCCGCCTGCGCGAGGCGGCCGACCGCGTCGCCGCGCTGTGGGGATGAGCCCGGCTACGCGCCCGGGCGGAGAATCGCCCGTACGTCGAGCCCTTCGACACCGTCGAAGTCGTCGGGATTGCAGGTGTACAGCGGCAGCCCGTGTGCCACTGCTGTCGCGGCGATGAGCGCGTCGAATGCTCGGGCCGAGGTCTTGCGTCCCCGGCGTCGGAGGTCAGCGGCGACACGTCCGAAGGCGCGGGCAACGTCCGCATCCATCGGAAGCGCATCGAAATCGGCCTCGGCTTGCTGCAGATGGGCCTGTCGGACCGAACGTTCACGCAGATCATCGGTCACGAGCGGACCGACCGACAGCTCTGCGAGGGTCACGGCACTGATGACGGGCTCGTCGGGCAGGACGCTCGGGTCGAGATGCTTCAACAGCACGACGATGTTTGTGTCGATCAGCCCGCGCTCCGGCTCGGTCACAGCGTCATGTCCACGATCATGTCGATATCGCGACGCAGCGTGTCGGGCTCCATGTCGGGAAGCATACGACGACGTGCGATGAGTTCCGCCGCCGAGAGCCCCTTCCGACGTATCGGGCGCAACTCCGCGATCGGCGCACCGTCGCGCGTCACGATGAAGGTCGATCCCCGCGCCACCTCGTCGAGCACGCGCCCGCCCTGGTTACGCACGTCGCGCACGGTGACAGTCTGCGTCAATGTCATGCCGACAGTGTATCACGCGTGAGACATCGCGCATGATTGATGAGGAATTGATGAGGAGTAGCCCCGAACTCCGGAGAATCCGACGGACCTCGGATCGGATGCCGCGAGATCATCCGCGCTTCGCGCGATTCCCCGAGGTTCGTCGGGCTCCGACGCCGCTCCCGGTCCTGGGCGTTTCGCGGCGGGCACGCCATGATGGATGCCATGACTCATGCGCTCATCGTCGGCGAGGCCCTGATCGACATCGTGGAGTCGCCCGAGGGCACCCGGGAGCTCGTCGGCGGCAGCCCCGCGAACGTGGCGGTCGGCGTGGCGCGGCAGGGCGTGCCCACGCGGCTGCTCACCCGCATCGGCCGCGACGCGCGGGGCGAGCGCATCGCCGCCCAGGTGCGCTCATCGGGGTCGGAGCTGGCGGACGCGTCGTGGACCGACGCGGCCACGTCGACGGCGCACGCGCGGCTGCGCGCCGACGGATCGGCCGAGTACGTCTTCGAGATCGACGGGACGCTCGCCGAGCCCGACGTCGCCGACGCGCGTCTGGTGCACACGGGCTCGATCGCCCTGTTCCTGGAGCCGGGCGGGTCGACGGCGCTCGAGGCGCTGCGGCGCGCGGCGGGCACGGCGCTCGTGTCGGTCGACCCGAACATCCGCCCCGCGCTCGTGGGCCCGCGCGAGAGCGCGCGGGAGCGCTTCCGGCAGGCGGCCGCGGTCGCCGACATCGTGAAGCTCAGCGACGAGGACGCCGAGTGGCTCTACCCCGGCGTCGCGCCCGAGGACGTGCTCGCCGAGATCGCGGGACTCGGCCCGCGCCTCGCCGTCGTCACGCGGGGCGGCGAGGGCGCGATCGGCATCGGGCCCGGCGGCATCCGCCGGGTCGCGCCGCTGACGGTGGAGGTCGTCGACACGATCGGCGCCGGCGACGCGTACATGGCGAGCCTCATCGCGAGCGCGCTGACCGACGACGAGCTGTTCTCGTCGCCCGACGCCTTCGAGCGGGCGCTGCGGCGCGCGGCCGTGATGGCCGGCATCACGGTGTCGCGCGCGGGCGCGAACCCGCCGACGCGCGACGAGGTGGATGCCGCGATCACGGCGCACGCCTGAGGCACCCTCGCGAGGACAACCAGCACCCTCGCGCGGACAACTGGCACCCCCGCGGAGACAACCAGCACCCTCGCGGGAACAACTGGCACCCTCGGAGAGATAGCCAGCACCCCCGCGGAGAAAACCAGCACCCCCGCGGAGAAAACCAGCACCCTCGCGGGGACAACTGGCACCCTCGCGCGGACAACTGGCACCCTCGCGGGGAGAAACGGGGGCGCTGCAGCTAGTCCGCGCCGGGGCCGTCGCTCGCGAGGATGTACTCGGCGAAGCCGGGGACGGTGAACGAGACGTAGCCGAACCGGGTCGCCTCGATGATGCCCTTGCGGATGAGGCGGGCGCGGGCGCCGCTGATCGCGCGGGACGACACGTTCAGCTCGGCCGCGAGGTCCTCGCGCTTGACGTCGTCGCCGCCGAGACGGGCCATGGCGCGCAGCACGCCGCGCTCCGCGCGGGTGGCGGCGCCCCAGCGGGCCCGGAACAGCTCGCGCATCTGGTCGTCGACGACCGTGAGCCCCTGCCGCACGTGCCCCTCGGCGATGGCGCCGCCGGGATCGGGCCGGCCGGCGGCGGCCCAGGCCTCGTGGCCGATCAGCTGCACCTTGTACGGGAAGCCGCGGGCGCTCTCGACGCCGAGGCGCAGGGCGTCGGGCATCCACTGCACGCGCAGCTCCTGCGCGGGCATGACGAGCGCGAGGGCGACGTCGCTGTCCTGCAGGGTCGGCAGGGCGCGGTACTCGAACCGCTCGGCGAAGGTGACGGCGGCCGAGATCGTCTCGGCGCTGCTCGGCAGCCCGGCCGCGAAGATGCCCGCGGGCGTGTCGGGCCGCTCGCTCGCGAGCTCCTGCCACGCGTAGGCGATGACGCGCAGGCTCTCGGGGTCGGCAGACTGGATCTCGTCGAGGAAGATCGCGAGCCCCGAGCCGCCGTCGTCGGCGATCGCGTCGGTGGCCGCGGTGATCGCGGCCTTGAAGGCCTCGGCGGCCGACGCCGGCAGCGGCTCGTCGCGCCTCTTGACGCCGACGCTCGCGGTGACGACGCCGGGCACGCCGAGCGTGAGGGTGGCGCTCTCCACGAGCCGGGCGAGCCCCCGCGCCCGCGACGGCCCGTCGCCCGCGACGGCGGGGAGCTTGGCGAGCACGGTGCGGGCGAGGCTCTCGTCGGGGTTCGCGGTCACCCACAGCGTGCGCACGCCCGCGGCGCGCATGATGCGCTCGCCCTCGCGCAGCAGCGAGGTCTTGCCGATGCCGCGCGCCGCGTGGTCCACGCGCACCCGCGCGGCCAGCCGTCCGAGCCGGGAGATGAACTCCGCCCGTTCGCGGTAGAACGCGAGCTGCTCGCGCCGGCCCACGACGGAGTGGGCGACCTCGCCGGGCGTGTACGGACTCGGCTGCGCCATCGGGACCTCCGGGATAACTCTGGATACTTTCGACCAGGTATCCAACTGTATCCGCCACCGCCGACACGGACCAGAGCGTCGGCGTCGGCGTCGGCGTCGGCGGATAGAGTCGCAGCGGGCGGACAGGACGGGCGGCAGGACGAGCTGCCCGGGCGGGAGGCGCGGTGAGACGGACACGGGCGCTGGCCGTCGCCGGCATCCTGGCGCTGGCGCTGGCCGTCGCACTGACCGCGGCGATCGTGCGGCACGCGTCGGCGCCCGAGATCGCGGATGCCGGGGCGTCGGCGACGCAGACCGCGACCGTCGAGTTCGTCGTCGACGGCGACACGATCGCGACGAGCGCGGGGCGCGTGCGCATCATCGGCATCGACGCGCCCGAGCGCGACCAGTGCGGACACGCGGAGGCGACCGCGGCGCTGGAGGGCTTCATCGCGCCCGGCGATCCCGTGACGCTCGAGCTCCCCGCGGGGCAGAACGACCGCGACCGGCACGACCGGCTGCTCCGCCACGTCGTCACCGGCGCGGGCGTGGACCTCGGCCTCGCGCAGCTCGAGGCGGGCCATGCCGTCGCGCGGTACGACTCGCGCGACGGCTACCCCGCGCATCCGCACGAGGACGAGTACCGCGCCGCTCAGCGGAAGACCAGCCCCCCGTCGATCAGCCCGGACTGCCCCGTCATGTAGTCGGAGTCGGGCCCGGCGAGGTACGACACGAACCCCGCGACGTCGTCGGGCGTCTCCGCGCGCCCGAGAAGGATGCCGTCGACGAACTTCTCGTAGGTCGCCCCCTTCGGTGCGCCGGTCAGCTCGGCGAAGCGCTCGTCGATGGTCACCCACATGTCGGTGCCGACCACGCCGGGGCAGTAGGCGTTGACGGTGATCCCGTCGGCCGCGTACTCCTTGGCGGCCGCCTGGGTCAGCGCGCGCACCGCGAACTTGGTCGCCGAGTAGACGCCCAGCAACGCGAAGCCGTCGTGACCGGCGATGGACGAGGCGTTGATGATCTTCCCCCGGATCGGACCCGGGTTGCGGCGCGCGGCGAGCTTCTTCGCCGCGGCCTGGATGCCCCAGAGAACGCCCTCGACGTTCACCCCGAGGATCGCCCGCACGTCGTCCGGCGTCGCCGCGGAGATCGGGTCGACCTGGGCGATCCCGGCGTTGTTGACCATGATGTCGAAGCCGCCGAGCGCCGCCTCGGCGTGGTCGACCGCCGCGTAGACCTGGTCTCGATCCGCGACGTCGGCGACGAAGGCCGTCGCCGACCGGCCGTGTGCGCGCACCTCGTCGGCCACGGCCTGCGCCCTGTCGGCGTTCACGTCCACGACCGCGATGTCCGCGCCGTCCTGCGCCAGACGCAGCGCGATGGCGCGACCGATGCCCTGTCCGCCGCCGGTGACCAGTGCGACCTTGCCCTCGATTGCCATTGTCATGCACCTCTTCTCTGCCGGCCACCGGAGGATCCGGCGGCACCGGCCGCAGCATCTCGCGATCGGCGCGACGTCGCCACGGTTGCACGAGGTTGCAGCGACGCCGTGCGGTCGGCGGGGTCCGGCCGCGCCGCTGCAACAACGCGCAACGCTTCCTCGCGCCGCGCGTTCGCCCTTCACTTGTCCGCAAGCCGATCGCGACGAGGCGATCGCACCACCCATCCGAGACCGTCGACGTCGCCGACCGCGCCGACACGGCCGGGTGGTCCGCCTTCCCGACCGAGTCCCCGACGGGCGGGCACAGGCCCGCGCACGTGAGCATCCCGCCCGCGCGCACGGCGAACAGCACGACATGTCATGGCCGACATGCCCCACGCGCAGTGACCTCTCGCTGCGATCGACCGAAGGAGAACCCCATGAAGAGCGCACGCTACTACGACCGCGGCGACATCAGGATCGAAGACATCCCCGAGCCGCCGCTCCAGCCGGGAACGGTGAGCATCGACGTCGCCTACTGCGGCATCTGCGGCACCGATCTGCACGAGTACCTCGACGGCCCCATCTTCATCCCGCGCGCCGGCCACCCCCACCCCGTCTCCGGCGAGGCGGCGCCGATCACGATCGGCCACGAGATGTCCGGCGTCGTCAGCGCGGTCGGCGCCGGCGTCGACGACCTGTCACCCGGCGACCGGGTCGTCGTCGAGCCGTACATCCTGCGCCCCGGCGTGGACACGAGCGCGCAGAACAACGCCTACCACCTCTCCCCCGACATGAACTTCATCGGCCTGGCCGGCCGCGGCGGCGGGCTCGCGGAGAAGATCGTGGTCGAGCGTCGATGGGTGCACCCCATCGGAGACATCCCCCTCGACCAGGCGGCTCTCATCGAGCCGCTCGCCGTCGCCTATCACGCCTTCGAGCGCAGCGGCGCGAAGGCCGGCGACGTCGCGCTCGTCGGCGGCGCCGGGCCGATCGGGCTGCTCACCGCGGCCGTCCTCACGGCCGAGGGACTGCGCGTGGCCATCACCGAGCTGAGTCCGCTCCGCCGGCAGAAGGCGCTCGACACCGGCGTCGCGCAGCACGTCATCGACCCGTCGCAGCAGGACGTCGCCGCAGAGGTCCGAAGGATCACGGACGGGCGGGGCGCCGACGTCGCGTTCGAGGCGACGTCGGTCGACGTCGTGCTCGACACGCTCCTCGACGCGGTGCGACCGCAGGGCGTCGTCGTGAACATCTCGATCTGGGGGCACCCGGCCACCGTCGACATGCAGAAGCTGGTGCTGAAGGAGATCGACCTGCGGGGGACGATCGCCTACGTGAACAGCCACCCGGCCGCGATCGCGCTCGTGCGCGACGGCAGGGTCGACCTCGCTCCGTTCATCACCGACGTCATCGGACTGGACGATCTCATCGACAAGGGCTTCGACACCCTCATCCACCGCAACGAGACCGCCGTGAAGATCCTCGTGGATCCGCGCAAGGCATCCGCCGCCCGCCCGGCGACGGCGTGACGCGCGGCCGAGGAGTCATCCATGGACATCAGTCTCGTCTCCGCGCTCGCCGCGGCCTCCGGCGGGTTCTTCGGCGCAGCCGTCGGAGCGCTGCAGTCGTTCGTCTTCACCGGCTTCTTCGTGCTCGTCGGCATCGTGGCGCTGATCGTCGATCCCCAGTCGACGATCCTGAGCACGATCGCGTTCGGCCCCGTGTTCGGGCCGCACATCGCGTTCGCGGGTGGCGTCGCGGCCGCGGCGTACGCCGCGCGCACGAGCGATCTCGTGGGCAAGGACATCGTGACGCCGCTGGCGAAGCTCGCGCGGCCCGACGTGCTGCTGGTCGGCGCGGCGTTCGGCGTCTTCGGCTATCTGGCGCAGCTGCTCATCGCCCTGACGCCGTGGTTCGGCTCGCACACCGATTCGATCGCCCTCACGGTCGTCGTCTCGGCGATCGTCGTGCGCGTGCTGTTCGGCAGGACGCGGCTGCTCGCACGCAACGGCTCCGGAGCGTCGGGCTGGGCGGCGTACTCGCCCTCCGACAAGGGGCGCTGGATCGAGGGGCAGGAGCGGTTCGTCCCCAACACCGTCCTCGGCGTCTTCGTGGGCCTGCTGTCGTCGTACGTCGCCGTGACCCTCGTGCAGAGCGTGCCGCAGCTCGGCGGGGCCGCGCAGACCGTCATGTTCGGGGTCTCGGCCGTGTCGCTCGTGTTCCTCTCGCTCGGCCTCTCGGTTCCCGTCACCCACCACATCACGCTCCCCGCCGGCGTCGCGGCAGTGACGTTCCTGCCGCTCGTCGGCGGAGCGGCGTGGGCGGCGATGCTGATCGGAACCGTCGGCGGCCTTCTCGGGGCCTGGCTCGCAGAGGTCTTCAGCCGGCTGTGGCTGGCCCACGGCGACACGCACGTCGACCCGCCGGCAGCCGCGATCTGGCCGACCACGACCGTCATCCTGGGAGCGGCGACCCTCGTCACCGCTGCCGCCTGACCCGGTCGGCCCACCGATGTCCGGAGGATGTCGTCGTCGGAGCGCACGCGGACCGCGCCGGCCGTACGGCATCCTCCGGGCTCCCTCGTCGCTAGCCCTCGTCGCTAGCCCTCGTCGCTCAGGATGCCGCCGAGCACCTCCAGCACGCCGGAGCGGGCGCGGCGGCCCGACTCGCCCAGGCGGGCGGTGACGAGCGGCACGAGCGCGTGCAGGAAGACGGCGTGCGCGATGCGGATCACTCCTCGCGAACACGGCAGCCACCACCCCTCAACTACTACTCCCCGCGAGACTGCACTGGTGCGCCGAGACTGCACTCCACACGTGCAGTCTCGGCGCGCAGATGCAGTCTCGCGGAATGCGGGGGTGGCGTGACACGCTCGCCCCTCTTGACACGCCGCCGCACGGGGAGGACCGTGTGACCCACACACGTTTCGACTGTGAGCGCCTTGTGCCTCGAGACAGGCCGCCTCCCGGCACGATGTCGCCCCCTCAGGTGGCCTCGGCACGTCAGGAGTCTGTGATGTCTCGTACGTACACGGTGCAGTCCGGCGACACGCTCAGCGCGATCGCCCAGCGCTTCTACAACACACCCGGCCTGTTCGGGTTCATCGCCGCCGCGAACGGCATCGCCGACCCGAACCTCATCTCCGTCGGGCAGGTGCTGACGCTGCCCGATGCGGGACGCGTCCATCCGGTCGTCGCCGGCGACACGCTCTCGGCGATCGCGCTCGCCGTCTACGGCGACGTCGGCAAGGTCGCGCTGATCGCGAACGCCAACGCGATCCGCAACCCCGACCACATCGAGGTGGGATGGGTGCTCGCCCTCCCCGACGTCCCGGCCCCGCCTCCTCCCCCTCCGCCCCCTGTCGACCCGCCGCCCGCCGATCCCCCGCCCGCCGACGGGCCGCCGGCCGAGCCGGTCGAGGTCGTCCCGGGCGTGCGCCCGAACGGCGTCATGCCGTACGCCAGCGAGCCGTTCGGCGTGTACCAGCCGCTCATCGGATGGCGCAGCAACCTGCAGGCCGAGCGCGTGCACGCCGGCATGGCGAACCGGTTCCGGCAGGCGGCGAGCCTCGCCCATCTGGAGCCGCAGCCCGAGTCGGGCCCGCGCCTGGCGTCGACGCGGTTCATGGATGCCACGGGCACCGCGCTGGGCCGCGCGATCGCCCTGCGGGCCGACGCCGTGGAGATCCAGCCCACGGCGGTGGCCGACATGTGGCAGACGCTGCTGCAGGAGAG contains:
- a CDS encoding helix-turn-helix domain-containing protein, with translation MSQSRAERASGAIGSGDRLALAFGVLELVAQRRTGISANELAETLGVGRSTVYRVVNSLVQQEFLLRRPDLTGFILGVRVVELAQLLSFAPRPEAVVLTELRRETGAAAHLARFANERIEIVDEDPDRPLADAATLVAEPARSAIGHVLLVELPPARAARVARVPREEVVELAEATAVRGYAQQVGLIEPGRACIAVPVRVGDRLAGALALASEPRRISAEARHLGRLREAADRVAALWG
- a CDS encoding type II toxin-antitoxin system VapC family toxin; its protein translation is MTEPERGLIDTNIVVLLKHLDPSVLPDEPVISAVTLAELSVGPLVTDDLRERSVRQAHLQQAEADFDALPMDADVARAFGRVAADLRRRGRKTSARAFDALIAATAVAHGLPLYTCNPDDFDGVEGLDVRAILRPGA
- a CDS encoding type II toxin-antitoxin system Phd/YefM family antitoxin — encoded protein: MTLTQTVTVRDVRNQGGRVLDEVARGSTFIVTRDGAPIAELRPIRRKGLSAAELIARRRMLPDMEPDTLRRDIDMIVDMTL
- a CDS encoding carbohydrate kinase family protein, which translates into the protein MTHALIVGEALIDIVESPEGTRELVGGSPANVAVGVARQGVPTRLLTRIGRDARGERIAAQVRSSGSELADASWTDAATSTAHARLRADGSAEYVFEIDGTLAEPDVADARLVHTGSIALFLEPGGSTALEALRRAAGTALVSVDPNIRPALVGPRESARERFRQAAAVADIVKLSDEDAEWLYPGVAPEDVLAEIAGLGPRLAVVTRGGEGAIGIGPGGIRRVAPLTVEVVDTIGAGDAYMASLIASALTDDELFSSPDAFERALRRAAVMAGITVSRAGANPPTRDEVDAAITAHA
- a CDS encoding AAA family ATPase is translated as MAQPSPYTPGEVAHSVVGRREQLAFYRERAEFISRLGRLAARVRVDHAARGIGKTSLLREGERIMRAAGVRTLWVTANPDESLARTVLAKLPAVAGDGPSRARGLARLVESATLTLGVPGVVTASVGVKRRDEPLPASAAEAFKAAITAATDAIADDGGSGLAIFLDEIQSADPESLRVIAYAWQELASERPDTPAGIFAAGLPSSAETISAAVTFAERFEYRALPTLQDSDVALALVMPAQELRVQWMPDALRLGVESARGFPYKVQLIGHEAWAAAGRPDPGGAIAEGHVRQGLTVVDDQMRELFRARWGAATRAERGVLRAMARLGGDDVKREDLAAELNVSSRAISGARARLIRKGIIEATRFGYVSFTVPGFAEYILASDGPGAD
- a CDS encoding thermonuclease family protein gives rise to the protein MRRTRALAVAGILALALAVALTAAIVRHASAPEIADAGASATQTATVEFVVDGDTIATSAGRVRIIGIDAPERDQCGHAEATAALEGFIAPGDPVTLELPAGQNDRDRHDRLLRHVVTGAGVDLGLAQLEAGHAVARYDSRDGYPAHPHEDEYRAAQRKTSPPSISPDCPVM
- a CDS encoding acetoin reductase; this translates as MTMAIEGKVALVTGGGQGIGRAIALRLAQDGADIAVVDVNADRAQAVADEVRAHGRSATAFVADVADRDQVYAAVDHAEAALGGFDIMVNNAGIAQVDPISAATPDDVRAILGVNVEGVLWGIQAAAKKLAARRNPGPIRGKIINASSIAGHDGFALLGVYSATKFAVRALTQAAAKEYAADGITVNAYCPGVVGTDMWVTIDERFAELTGAPKGATYEKFVDGILLGRAETPDDVAGFVSYLAGPDSDYMTGQSGLIDGGLVFR
- a CDS encoding 2,3-butanediol dehydrogenase, which produces MKSARYYDRGDIRIEDIPEPPLQPGTVSIDVAYCGICGTDLHEYLDGPIFIPRAGHPHPVSGEAAPITIGHEMSGVVSAVGAGVDDLSPGDRVVVEPYILRPGVDTSAQNNAYHLSPDMNFIGLAGRGGGLAEKIVVERRWVHPIGDIPLDQAALIEPLAVAYHAFERSGAKAGDVALVGGAGPIGLLTAAVLTAEGLRVAITELSPLRRQKALDTGVAQHVIDPSQQDVAAEVRRITDGRGADVAFEATSVDVVLDTLLDAVRPQGVVVNISIWGHPATVDMQKLVLKEIDLRGTIAYVNSHPAAIALVRDGRVDLAPFITDVIGLDDLIDKGFDTLIHRNETAVKILVDPRKASAARPATA